From a single Glycine soja cultivar W05 chromosome 19, ASM419377v2, whole genome shotgun sequence genomic region:
- the LOC114398620 gene encoding uncharacterized protein LOC114398620 — protein sequence MTQSRTANLVEDEGRIGDDKQELVIKEGEKEEEEDQESEGERKTKSELAKEKKKEVVSCTGKEAPYPLVPSKKDKERHLAHFLDIFKKLEITIPFGEALQQMPLYSKFLKDLLTRKRKYIHSDNIVVEGNYSSVIQRILPPKHKDPVSVTIPCSIGPVLVGKALIDLGASINLMPLSMCRRIRELEIMPTRMTLQLVDRSITRPYSIIEDVLVKVKQFSFPADFVVMDIEEDAKIPLILGHPFMLTAGCVVDMGKDKLEMGIDD from the exons ATGACCCAAAGCAGAACGGCAAACCTGGTTGAGGATGAGGGAAGGATTGGTGATGACAAGCAAGAGCTTGTGattaaagaaggagaaaaagaggaagaagaggatCA agAAAGTGAGGGAGAAAGAAAGACAAAGAGTGAGCttgcaaaagaaaagaagaaagaagttgTCTCGTGTACTGGGAAGGAAGCACCATACCCTTTGGTGCCAtcaaagaaagacaaggagcgaCATCTGGCTCATTTCCTTGacatcttcaagaaattggagataaCCATTCCCTTTGGAGAAGCCCTACAGCAAATGCCACTTTATTCTAAGTTTTTGAAAGATCTTCTTAccagaaagagaaaatatatacaCAGTGATAACATTGTGGTGGAAGGGAACTACAGCTCGGTGATACAAAGAATCCTTCCACCTAAGCATAAGGATCCTGTGAGTGTTACTATTCCCTGCTCTATTGGTCCGGTGTTAGTTGGTAAAGCTCTCATTGATTTGGGGGCCAGTATAAATTTGATGCCTCTCTCCATGTGTAGGAGAATTAGAGAGTTGGAGATTATGCCAACTAGAATGACACTACAACTTGTAGATCGGTCTATTACAAGACCTTATAGCATAATTGAAGATGTTCTGGTTAAGGTGAAGCAGTTTAGTTTCCCTGCAGATTTTGTTGTGATGGATATTGAAGAGGACGCTAAAATCCCCTTGATTTTGGGCCATCCCTTTATGTTAACCGCCGGTTGTGTGGTGGATATGGGAAAGGATAAACTAGAAATGGGCATAGATGATTAg